TGAATATCTAATTCACGTTTAAACAAAACCGGCACTATCTCTCGAGCATGTGCCGGTTTTTTACATGCGTCTAAAGTATCCGCCAAACGTTCGTCATGATGTGCCTTCAGTTGTGCAATGCGTGGGAGCATCCCCTGAAAAGGCTTGCCGTGAGAAGGCAATACCAAAGTATCCGCTGGCAATGCTGAATACTTTTCAATCGAGTCTAAATAAAGACCCAATGGATCAGCATCGGGATCAGCATCATAAACACTTACGTTCGTTGAGATGCGCGGTAAGAGCATGTCGCCAGAAATTAGTACGCCAATCTCTTTGCAATATAAAGATGCATGCTCGGGTGCATGACCATACCCCATAATGATTTGCCAGCTTCTGCCACCAATCCAAATATTCTCACCCTCTAAAATGCGGCGATATTGACGCGGCACTCCAGGAACCATATTGCTGTAGTAATTAGAGCGCGCCCGAATTTTTTCCAAATCCTCTGGCGCCGTTAATCCATGTTTCTGAAAATGATCTGCTGAGCCGCCGCTGCCCGCGCGCGCACCAATCGCTGCGCCACCCTCTTTGCAACTCAACCACTGAGCAGTAAGGTAATCCGTCATGGAAATCCATAAAGGTACTTTCCACTTTTCACATAGCCATTGCGATAAGCCAACATGATCCGGGTGCATGTGCGTTACAAGCACTCGTAATACTGGCAAACCTTCCAGCTGGGTTGCAAAAATTTTCTCCCATGAGGCCCTAGTCTCATCATTAGCAATGCCGCAATCGATGATTGTCCAACCCTGAATGCCATCGATCTCATCGCGCAACAACCAAAGATTAATGTGATCCAAAGCAAACGGCAGCCGCATTCTGAGCCAACGAACACCAGGCGCCACCTCAATACTGCTACCCACTTCGGGAAGTACATCTCCTAGGGGATAATGGATATCAGCCTCTGCTTTTGCTCGATTTTGAGTGCTCATGGTCTAGCGTTTTCTTTTATGTTTATTTTGTTTTAGGTTTACTTTGACAACCGTTCCATCGCCTTGCGTTAATTGGTGTGATATCAACCCAGAAAATGGTTATTGCCGTGGTTGTTATCGTACGCTTACTGAAATTGCAAATTGGTCTGAGCTCTCAAATCCTGAAAAGCTTGAGGTATGGTCATTATTAACAGATCGCAAACCTCAAGCATCAGAATAGGTGCCACTCATTGCTTAGATTATTTGTTCACATCCACAATTAAACGACCACGCACATTGCCCGCCATTAACTCTTGCGCATACTTTAACGATTCCTCTAAAGTAATTTCGTGAGAAATTTCATCCAATGTTTTTAGATCCACTAATTTACTGAGTTGCTCATACGCCGCAATACGTTTTGCACGTGGCACAGTTACGCTATTGATTCCATATAAAGTTACGCCTCGCAAAATAAATGGCGCAACAGTAGAGGGGAAATCCATTCCCTGAGCAAGGCCACATGCCGCGACAGCGCCATCGCTCTTAGTCTGAGCACATGCATTTGCCAAGGTATGACTACCAACGCTATCCACTACTGCAGCCCAACGCTCTTTTGCCAATGGCTTGCCTGGGGCAGAGAGAGTAGCGCGATCAATCACTTCTGTAGCACCTAATTTTTTCAGGTAATCCGCTTCTGCCATACGGCCTGTACTAGCAACCACAGTAAAACCTAATTTACTCAAAAGAGTGATCGCAAAACTACCAACGCCGCCTGCAGCGCCAGTTACCAAAACTTCGCCATCGCTAGGCTTAAGGCCGTGCTTTTGCAACGCCATCACACACAACATTGCTGTATACCCAGCCGTTCCAATTGCTAATGCTTGCTTAGCAGTAAAACCCTTAGGTAAAGGAATCAACCAGTCCCCCTTTACGCGAGCCTGTTGCGCTAAGCCACCCCAATGGCCTTCGCCTACACCCCAGCCATTGAGGAGAACCATGTCCCCAGCCTTAAAGTCTGAGTTGCTGCTTTCAATCACTTCGCCAGCAAAATCAATTCCAGGGACCATCGGAAAACTCCGCACCACCGGTCCTTTGCCAGTAATGGCTAAACCGTCTTTATAGTTCAGGGTTGAATAAAGCACCTTAACCCTGACATCACCTTCCGGGAGATTTGCTTCATCAGATTGCCCAAGCTCAGCACGATAGCCTTGCTCATCTTTATTGACCAAAATTGCCTTAAACATATCTCTTCCTTGTAGAACGAACGATTTCCCCGCAACAATTGCTTAATAGGTTTATCCTAACGAGCATTGCTGATTATGGAGGTTTCCATGAAAAAAATTCTACTATTAACCGTAATTTCTGGCTCGCTGCTGTCTGGGTGCTATTCCACGCAGGTCAACATGTCGATGGGCAATATGCGCCTGATCTCTTCTAGCGCCAATCCCCAGGATGTGATGGATTTCGCCACCAAGACCTGTAAAGATGACTTCTACCAAGGCGCCAGCTTCCTATCGAAGGCCGGCAAGGAATACCGCTTCAAATGCGTAAAAGCTGAAGAAAACGAGATTCTGATTCCAATTCCAGGCACAACGATTGCTGCTGAAGCAACAGCCGCAACTAAATAAGCAAAAATTGATGACCCCGTTTACCTCACAAGAATTACGCAAAGGATTTGCATCGTTTGCAACCGGGGTCACAGTGATCACCTGCCTTGATGAAGAAAAAAATTCTCATGGCATCACTATCAGCTCTTTCAACACTGTTTCTTTAGAGCCACCGCTCATTTTGTGGAGCCTGAAAAAACACTCACGCCTGATGCCTTGGGTTGAGGTTGGGAAAAAACATCTCATTCATGTGCTGGAGCGCTCCCAAGAAAATTTAGCGATGCACTTTGCCACCGTAAAAATCGATCAATTCTCTGGGGTAGCGCACAAACTTGCTGCAAGCGGACTTACCCAAATTGATGGCTGCGTCGCCTATTACGAATGCGAAACCATTTGCGTTCATACCGGCGGCGATCACAACATCATTGTTGCAAAAGTAATCAACTTAAAAAATCACCCCGAAAAAGAACCGCTGATTTTTGCTCGCAGCAAGTTCGTCGGCCTTGATTTTTCTGAAGCCAAAACTGCTTAATACTCGTAAGGAAATGCCATGATGCGTTTATGGGGTCGCAAAAGTTCCATTAATGTTCAAAAAGTATTGTGGTGCCTGGCAGAGCTAGGATTCAAAGAAGGCAAGGATTTTGAGCGCATCGATGCAGGACTTCATTTTGGGAAAAACAATACGCCTGAATTTCTCAAAATGAATCCGAATGGACTTGTGCCTACGCTCGAAGATGGCGACATGGTACTTTGGGAGTCCAACACTATCCTGCGTTACTTAGTTTCACAGTACGATAAAAATGGGCGCTTCCCAAAAGACATTGCAGCTCAATACGGCTCTGAAAAAATGATGGACTGGCAATTGGCTACTCTATGGCCACCTTTGCGAACGGCTTTTCTGGGACTTACCAGAACACCAGAAAAAGATCGTGATTACGACGCGATCTACAAGGGCTATCAAACAACTAACCAAACTCTCAGCTTGCTGGATAGCATCCTAGCTACGCAAGATTACTGCTCAGGCAATCAATTTAATATCGGCGATATTGTGGTGGCCCTAGGCGTGCATCGCTGGGTTTTGCTGAGCGATACCTTTCCAGAAAAAACGGGTCCACGCACTGAACTGAAAAATGTAGCGCGCTGGTTAAAGCAACTGAGGGCTGAAACCTGTTTTAGCGAATTTGCTGATAAAGAACTCAATATCGTCAAATAAGCTTTAAGGCTCAACAATATTATTGTTGCTTGAACTTTTTAGCGTGGTGATCTGCGCCAATAAATAGATACATGGCTGGCACAACGAATAGCGTGAAGAGTGTGCCAATAGATAGGCCGGTAAAGATGACGATGCCCATTGACTGACGTCCTGCAGCGCCAGCTCCAGAGGCAATCACCAAAGGCAAGACACCCAAGACCATCGCTGCTGTAGTCATCAGAATTGGTCTTAAACGAACACTGCTAGCCTCAACAATCGCATCGACCTTGCTACGACCCGCCTCTTGCAACTCGTTAGCAAACTCTACGATCAAAATCCCGTGCTTACTAATGAGGCCCATTAACGTTACCAATCCCACCTGCGTATAAACGTTTAAGGTGGTGAATCCCAGATTAATAAATATCAGAGCGCCAAATAAAGCCAGCGGAACTGAAACCAGAATCACAATCGGATCACGGAAGCTCTCAAACTGAGCGGCTAACACGAGGAATACGATCAAGATCGCAAAGAACATCGTTACCAAGAATCCACCGGACTCAGCCATAAACTGTCTAGATGGACCAGCGTAGTCCATACTGTAACCATTAGGCGCGACCTCTTTGAGGGTTTGACGCATGAACTCCAACAAATCCGCCTGCGAAATAAACGGTGTACTTACTCCAGAAATCGTTGCGGAGTTTAATTGCTGAAAGTGATTAATCGATTGGGGAACTACTTTTTGTTTAATGCTAGCAATCGTGCGCGCCTGAATCATTGCACCACTAGGAGTACGAATGTAGTAATCCAAAATCTGATCAGGATTTAAACGATCTATTTGCTTTACTTGTGGAATCACTCGATATGAGCGTCCTGCAACTGAGAAGTAGTTTACGTATCCGCCACCCAAGGCTGCAGATAGGGCCGCGCCCACTTGCTGTTGAGTCATTCCTAGAGCAGCAACCTTTTCGCGATCAATCACCAGTACATCTTGTGGCTTATCAATTTTCAAATCTGAATCGACGAAGAAGAAGTTGCCGCTGCGACGTGCTTTATCCAACACCGCTTGGGAAACTTCATTTAATTGCTCATAAGACTCGGTAGTGTTAATCACCACCTGCACTGGCAAGCCTTGTGCGCCTGGCAAAGCTGGGAACTGGAAGGCTGCAACCCTTGCGCCAGCAATCGTGTTCCATTTTTGCTGCATGTCTTCTTGGAACTTGGTTGCGTTGCGACTACGCTCCTTCCAATCTTTCAATAGCACACCACCGAAGCTACTAGTTGGGCTGGTGATTTGGAACATTTGCTCGTATTCAGGTTCAGCGCTAGAGATCTGGTAAATCTGATCTGCGTACGTCTGCATTTGATTAACGGTGCTATTAGGCGGACCCGAAGCCTGCATCAACACAATGCCCTGGTCTTCAGTAGGTGCTAATTCTGCTCTTGCTGTTGCATACAAATACGCTACGCCACCCAACAAGATTGCGCCCATCACAATGATCACCTGCCACGTGCTTAACAAGTCACGCAATGTTGTTTGATAGCTGTGATGTACTTTGTCAAAAATCTTGTCAATTTTTTGCACAAAAGAAGATGCTTCTTGCTCTTCAGTAAAGATGCGGGAGCACATCATTGGCGAAAGCGTCAGTGCAATCAAGCCAGAGACGGCAACAGCACTTGCCAAAGTGAAGGCGAACTCAGTAAAGAGTGCGCCAGTAAGACCGCCCTGGAAACCAATTGGAATGTACACAGCAATCAACACAACTGTCATTGCCAAGATTGGGCCGCCCAGCTCCCTAGCGGCAATCAGAGAAGCCTCCAACGGAGACTTACCCTCTTTCATATGACGGTCAACGTTTTCCACCACAATGATGGCGTCGTCCACCACCAAACCAATGGCCAACACTAGAGCAAGCAGAGTAAGCAGGTTGATGGAGTAACCCAATACCTGCATCAAGAAGAAGGTGCCAATCAATGAGAGTGGCATTGCAATCACCGGGACAGCAACAGCGCGCACACTTCCCAAGAATAGATAAATCACGATTGTCACAATCACCAAGGCCTCTAATAAGGTAGATACAACCTCATCAATAGAGCTGGTAATAAATTCTGTAGAGTCATAAACAATTTTGCCCGTCATACCGATAGGCAATTGCTTCTGAATATCTGGAACAACATCACGGACACGTTGCGCTACATCAAGCAAGTTCGCTTGAGGTGCCACCTTGATGGCAATAAAGACCGACTTCTTACCGCTAAATGCTACGTTAGTGTTGTAATCCTCAGAACCCAAAGTAACCGTAGCAACCTGGTCAAGATAAACAATATTGACGCCATCTTTTTTGACAACCAGCTTGCGGAACTCTTCTAGGGTATGCAAATCTGTGCCAGCCACCAGATCTACAGCAACCATATCGCCTTTGGTGCTACCGACTGCTGAGAGGTAATTATTTGCGGACATAGCGCTATAGACATCATCGGCACCAATCCCGAGACCAGCCATCTTCTCGCGATCTAACCAGGCGCGTAGCGCAAACTTTCTGCCGCCAGTAATTTCTGCGTTCTGCACACCCTCAACAGAGTCTAACTTTGGCTTTACAACACGCAATAAATAATCAGTAATCGCATTATTGGGAATGTCATCGCTATAAAAGCCCATATACATTGCCGCAGTTGATTGGCCAACTTGAACAGTTAATACGGGCTGCTGCGCTTGGGGTGGGAGTTGATTTTTTACTGCACTAATTTGAGTCTGAATCTGCGTTAATGCGGCATTAGAGTCATAGTTCAGCTTGAGGGTGGCAATAATTGTAGAGACGCCACTCACACTAGTTGAAGATAAGTAATCAATCCCTTGCGCCTGCGCAACCGATGCTTCGAGAGGCTGAGTAATAAAGCCTGCAATCGTCTCAGGATCAGCACCATAGTAAGCGGTGGTAATGGTCACAATCGCATTTTGCGTTTGTGGATACTGATTTACCGGCAATGAGCCAATCGCCTTCAATCCAAACACCAAGACGAGTGCACTCACAACCAGTGAGAGCACTGGCCTGCGGATGAATATGTCAGTCCAATTCATCTGCTATTTATTCCTGTGGCTTAGGGTCAGGTGAATTTGCAGGGAGCACCTTGTTATTAATGATCAATGGTGTGCCATTTTTGAGCTTCAACTGACCACTAGTAACAACCGTAGCGCCTTCATCAACCCCTTTAAGAATTGCAACCTGATCACCGCGAGTCGTGCCAGTTGTGACAAACACCTGTTGCGCCTCATAGGCAGGCTTACCTTGCTTATCTTTCTTACCAGTCGGTTTGGCGATAAACACTGTAGACCCGTAAGGGTTATAAGTTACAGCCGTTTGTGGCAAGGTCAATAACTGCACTTGATCGCCCACTTTAATGTTCACATTGGCGAACATACCTGGCAGAATTTTCTTATCGGGATTAGCGATTTGCGCCTCAACCTGAATATTTCGAGTGTTGGTATCCACCCTTGGACTTACTGCAGTGATCTTGCCAGTGAAGCTCGCATCTTTGAATGCATCAGTGGTCACCACGACTTCTTGCCCGACCTGAATTTGTTCAGCATTGTTTTGCGGCAAATTAAAGTCAACAAAAATAGGATCCAAAGTTTGGAGGGTTAACAGCTTATCGCCTGGATTAACGTACTGACCAGGGTTAATGGCCACAATACCGATGCGACCAGTAAATGGCGCTTTCAGATTTTTCTTGGCAACGAGTGCTGTTTGTTGCTCTACCTGGGCTTGCTTAGATTTAGCATCGGCTGCGCTGGTATCAAACACGTTCTTACTAATAGCCTGAATAGCCAGCTGTTGTCTATCACGCTCATTAATCACCTTAGCCAAATCAGCCAAGGCCTTTAAAGAGTTCAGTTGTGCAACATCAGAAGCATCGTTTAATTTAATGAGCAATTCACCTTCTTTAACGTCTTGGCCTGATTTCACTGGCACGGTTTGTACCAAACCGCCAATCTCAGTGCTGAGTTCTACACCCCTAAATGCACGAACGTTACCTACGCTAGTAAGTTTTGGCTGCCATTCAGAAGTAGCAATCACCATTGTGGAAACAGTCGCAGGCGGCAGACCCATTCCAGAGATGAAATGCTTAATCATAAAAGTCTTGAGTTGATTAAAAGTAAAAATCAATCCAAGCAATAAGAAAACACCGCACAACATAATAGTCATACGACGTTGCAATGGCTCCATCGCCATAAGCTTTGCGTAAGCCTTGGTATTGCGCCACTTCGCGCCCATACGCGCATAGAAGGCCTTAGCCTTTTCCCAAAGCGCAATCGCTTTCTCACGCAATTTCCACTCAATTGCTTTGCGTTGAGTCCATGCCCACAGGGCAAGAACAGCAGCAATCAGCTTGCTCTTAATTGTTTCCAGAAGTTTCATTTTGATCTTTGTTCGCTATGTCTTTTGGTTTAAATGCGGGGCCTTCGCGATTCCACCAGCCACCACCTAATGCTGCAAATAAAGCTGCGGTATCAGAGAACCGTGTTGCTTGCGCAGAAACGGATTTGACCTTCGCAAGTTGATATTGATTTTGGTAATACAAAACTGCTAAATAACTTGCTGTGCCCAGCTTGTATTGCTGTTGTACCAAGTCCAATGTTTCGTAGGCATAGCGCTCTGCGTCCGATGCGGACTTTAATGCTTGAGCTCCCGTCTCCAAAGCACGTAACGCATCCGCAACTTCCTGAAATGCTTTCAATACTGTTGCTTGATATTGAAACGCCGCTTGTTCATAGTTGGCGATTGCGCCACGACGCTGAGCCAATAACTGTCCGCCCTGGAATAAAGGCTGCAAGATGCCGCCGCCCAAAGTCCATAAAGCAGAATTTGGCCCAAACAAGGAGCTCGATGTCAGCGCTGCAGCTCCAGCAGAACCGGTGATCGTAAATT
The window above is part of the Polynucleobacter sp. AP-Kolm-20A-A1 genome. Proteins encoded here:
- a CDS encoding MDR family oxidoreductase, coding for MFKAILVNKDEQGYRAELGQSDEANLPEGDVRVKVLYSTLNYKDGLAITGKGPVVRSFPMVPGIDFAGEVIESSNSDFKAGDMVLLNGWGVGEGHWGGLAQQARVKGDWLIPLPKGFTAKQALAIGTAGYTAMLCVMALQKHGLKPSDGEVLVTGAAGGVGSFAITLLSKLGFTVVASTGRMAEADYLKKLGATEVIDRATLSAPGKPLAKERWAAVVDSVGSHTLANACAQTKSDGAVAACGLAQGMDFPSTVAPFILRGVTLYGINSVTVPRAKRIAAYEQLSKLVDLKTLDEISHEITLEESLKYAQELMAGNVRGRLIVDVNK
- a CDS encoding efflux RND transporter periplasmic adaptor subunit, with product MKLLETIKSKLIAAVLALWAWTQRKAIEWKLREKAIALWEKAKAFYARMGAKWRNTKAYAKLMAMEPLQRRMTIMLCGVFLLLGLIFTFNQLKTFMIKHFISGMGLPPATVSTMVIATSEWQPKLTSVGNVRAFRGVELSTEIGGLVQTVPVKSGQDVKEGELLIKLNDASDVAQLNSLKALADLAKVINERDRQQLAIQAISKNVFDTSAADAKSKQAQVEQQTALVAKKNLKAPFTGRIGIVAINPGQYVNPGDKLLTLQTLDPIFVDFNLPQNNAEQIQVGQEVVVTTDAFKDASFTGKITAVSPRVDTNTRNIQVEAQIANPDKKILPGMFANVNIKVGDQVQLLTLPQTAVTYNPYGSTVFIAKPTGKKDKQGKPAYEAQQVFVTTGTTRGDQVAILKGVDEGATVVTSGQLKLKNGTPLIINNKVLPANSPDPKPQE
- a CDS encoding DUF1289 domain-containing protein; the encoded protein is MTTVPSPCVNWCDINPENGYCRGCYRTLTEIANWSELSNPEKLEVWSLLTDRKPQASE
- a CDS encoding glutathione S-transferase family protein, whose amino-acid sequence is MMRLWGRKSSINVQKVLWCLAELGFKEGKDFERIDAGLHFGKNNTPEFLKMNPNGLVPTLEDGDMVLWESNTILRYLVSQYDKNGRFPKDIAAQYGSEKMMDWQLATLWPPLRTAFLGLTRTPEKDRDYDAIYKGYQTTNQTLSLLDSILATQDYCSGNQFNIGDIVVALGVHRWVLLSDTFPEKTGPRTELKNVARWLKQLRAETCFSEFADKELNIVK
- a CDS encoding flavin reductase family protein; its protein translation is MTPFTSQELRKGFASFATGVTVITCLDEEKNSHGITISSFNTVSLEPPLILWSLKKHSRLMPWVEVGKKHLIHVLERSQENLAMHFATVKIDQFSGVAHKLAASGLTQIDGCVAYYECETICVHTGGDHNIIVAKVINLKNHPEKEPLIFARSKFVGLDFSEAKTA
- a CDS encoding efflux RND transporter permease subunit; amino-acid sequence: MNWTDIFIRRPVLSLVVSALVLVFGLKAIGSLPVNQYPQTQNAIVTITTAYYGADPETIAGFITQPLEASVAQAQGIDYLSSTSVSGVSTIIATLKLNYDSNAALTQIQTQISAVKNQLPPQAQQPVLTVQVGQSTAAMYMGFYSDDIPNNAITDYLLRVVKPKLDSVEGVQNAEITGGRKFALRAWLDREKMAGLGIGADDVYSAMSANNYLSAVGSTKGDMVAVDLVAGTDLHTLEEFRKLVVKKDGVNIVYLDQVATVTLGSEDYNTNVAFSGKKSVFIAIKVAPQANLLDVAQRVRDVVPDIQKQLPIGMTGKIVYDSTEFITSSIDEVVSTLLEALVIVTIVIYLFLGSVRAVAVPVIAMPLSLIGTFFLMQVLGYSINLLTLLALVLAIGLVVDDAIIVVENVDRHMKEGKSPLEASLIAARELGGPILAMTVVLIAVYIPIGFQGGLTGALFTEFAFTLASAVAVSGLIALTLSPMMCSRIFTEEQEASSFVQKIDKIFDKVHHSYQTTLRDLLSTWQVIIVMGAILLGGVAYLYATARAELAPTEDQGIVLMQASGPPNSTVNQMQTYADQIYQISSAEPEYEQMFQITSPTSSFGGVLLKDWKERSRNATKFQEDMQQKWNTIAGARVAAFQFPALPGAQGLPVQVVINTTESYEQLNEVSQAVLDKARRSGNFFFVDSDLKIDKPQDVLVIDREKVAALGMTQQQVGAALSAALGGGYVNYFSVAGRSYRVIPQVKQIDRLNPDQILDYYIRTPSGAMIQARTIASIKQKVVPQSINHFQQLNSATISGVSTPFISQADLLEFMRQTLKEVAPNGYSMDYAGPSRQFMAESGGFLVTMFFAILIVFLVLAAQFESFRDPIVILVSVPLALFGALIFINLGFTTLNVYTQVGLVTLMGLISKHGILIVEFANELQEAGRSKVDAIVEASSVRLRPILMTTAAMVLGVLPLVIASGAGAAGRQSMGIVIFTGLSIGTLFTLFVVPAMYLFIGADHHAKKFKQQ
- a CDS encoding MBL fold metallo-hydrolase; this translates as MSTQNRAKAEADIHYPLGDVLPEVGSSIEVAPGVRWLRMRLPFALDHINLWLLRDEIDGIQGWTIIDCGIANDETRASWEKIFATQLEGLPVLRVLVTHMHPDHVGLSQWLCEKWKVPLWISMTDYLTAQWLSCKEGGAAIGARAGSGGSADHFQKHGLTAPEDLEKIRARSNYYSNMVPGVPRQYRRILEGENIWIGGRSWQIIMGYGHAPEHASLYCKEIGVLISGDMLLPRISTNVSVYDADPDADPLGLYLDSIEKYSALPADTLVLPSHGKPFQGMLPRIAQLKAHHDERLADTLDACKKPAHAREIVPVLFKRELDIHQLTFAMGEAIAHLNYLLRRGKLDRQLCEDGVLRFSAV